GTGCTCAGCTGCTATCGTTTATCTTCATTCAGCCGTAGAGGTTGTTCTAATTTACAGAAAAAAGAGTCCCAAAATCTTCTAGATATCGTAATGCACTTGACTAGGGTTCTGAGGTTGATTATCCAAGGGCATGTATTGGGCCATAATTGCCCTTATCTCAGAATCCATATATCTCTGCAAAAAATTATTAAACAATTTTAGGATGAAAGTGGAGTAAATAATCAAACTAGTCTTTAAAAGAAGTTATATTGTTAGTTAATATGTTTGAAGCCCCTAAATATGTATTTTATCTGTCAAGAATCTTTAGTATAATTTTCATCATAAAAAAACTAATATGAAAATGTGTATCTTTAAAGAATTAATTTAACTATTTAGTCATGACAATGCATACGATGGGGGGCATGTAATGCTAgtaattaaaaaaagtaaaaaactcaTTCTCAACAATTAGTGTCTCAATGTAGTATTGATATAACGATAAAAGGGAAAATACGAAGTCTGCAATAATCATACCTGGATTCTATACTTGTAAAACGCATATCCTCCAGAAGCAGCAACAACCACAACCAGGATAATCATCCAAATACTCACCGAAGCAGTATAAGCAGTATATTTACCTGCTTTTATGAACcaaaatagtgaaaaattaaTAAACTTATTGTTCGAATCTAATTTTAGAAACACATAAATAGTATCTCAATAGCATGCAAAAAGTATCTAAAACAATCAAGATATGGGCCATGAGTTTGGAATGGAAAACACACTAGAATTTTCCATTCTGGTTTCAAATGTAAAAGTGAACCTCACAAAATTCTTTCAAAAGAAACACTTGAAACTTCACAGATAGAAAAAGAAATGCCAAAGGAGCATTATCAAGTCAAAGTGCAAAGTTGTTTTTTCCCTAAAGACATTGCAGTTCTGAAAGAGGTGCAGAAAGAGACAGAGAAGTGAAAAAAGCCTCACCAATACACAAGTCATTTTCTCGTGAGTAGAACAAACCACTACCGCATTTGCATTCATAACTCCCCCAGGTATTTTTGCATTTGCACTCCGGGCACTGGCAAACCAATTTCTCATTGCACTCATCAATATCTGCAACATAACCAGAACAAAAAATAAAGCCAGTGTATTTCCAGAGAATCTGGATAACTTGCAACTATTTTTAACTAGTCCTCCAAGAGAAGTAACTATCTGATGCGTATTTGTCATTCATTGGATAATTTAACTAGACAACAATGACAAGCCTTTTCACTAGGCCGAGTCAGCTATATAGACGAAACCATAATGCTTTTCCATGTGTTAAGTTTATTGATATACCGATATAGTGATAAACCATGTACATCCAAATCTCTTTTAGTTGTCTGGCTTATAGTTTATTCTAAATAACTGGATACTACCATAATCACAAAAGTCAGAACAAAAAGTACCTTCACATGACCGGACTCCATCACCTCTGAACCCAGTTGGACACTCACAACCTTTTATGTAGTCATCCTGCATTGTCATTTAAGAAACAACAAGAAGGAAACAGATGATGGTTAATATCTTGCATAATCGGTCATACTCCGACTCCTCCGAACCAAAAGTAGGAACAAAAGGATGAGCAAGATAAATTACATGACAAGCAGAGTAAACCCTGCCACCTTGTGCTCCCGTCCAACAACCTCCATTGTGGACTTCACAGCTCAAGACTCCTGAAGCtgttaaaaaattcaaatccCCAGTGAAATTGagcaagaaaaataaatttaaatgaaCTTTAATAGAAACTTCCCGGCCTCCTTGACATAAAAACTACAAGGACAAAAGTGTAGTTTGGTAAAATGGAGGCTACACATAGAAATCAGAAGTGGAGGGGGAACAAAAGGAGGAAGAAATACAAGCCCCAAACACCAATTTGGTATGATAATGATGATATCTATTCTGTTAGGAACTTAGGAAGTTACATTGAAAGGGTCACTAGTCTTGGAAAAGCCTATATATTCTGTTTGTGCTCTATTCTTTTTGGCAGAAATGGTTTCTAAAATATATAGATTGGAAAATGTAGAATGGAACAATTTATCTGAGCTTGAAAAGACTAATTTACCTTCACAGTGAGTATATCCATCACCTACAAACTTCACATTTTGCACAATAGGGCATTCACACACTCTTCCACGGAAAGTATCCTATAATTAGAAAAGCATATGCAGATGGTTAAAATCAGAAGAACTAGACCTCACATGAAGCAAAAACGTAATAAACTTTACAGAAAAATGTGTCTGATTCAGTTAACCAAATACCCTGCATGCAGTAATATTAGAAGATTTGTCCTGCCAACAACCACCATTGTTTTCCAAACACTCATTTGTTTCCATGTCTGCAAAGAATAATCACTAAAATAATTAGCTTCTAAACAAGATTCAATTTCATTGAGTTGGTTGCCAATGCATCTATGATTTTATATAGATAAAAATCAAGTCAATTCTTTTAACacaattgaaaattgaaaaattaaaacatcaaaatgaaaaaaaagggACAGAAGAAAGCGCTGAATTTATGATTTTAACTTTAGAACTGCCGAAACACATCGCAAATTGATAAAAAGGACCTTGAGTTAAGCAAATTGATGGTTCAGTGGTCTCTTGGAAACCTGCACAGATTGCCTTGAGAACTGATGGTCTTGACAGCTGACCTAAAAGCAGTTAAAAACACAAATTATAAAATAGAATACAGTTAAGTAGCTGGTAAGATATCTAGAAAAGCTTCCTCGTACCTCTATACTGTCTGTTGTTTATAACAAGAGTAGGTAGTATCGTAACATCACCGCGAGAGCCTTTGCCAATCTGAAACCAAATGCAGAACAATTATGAAAACATAATGGCGtaattgaacaaaaaaaaaacataaaaaaggtTTGCAATTTGCATTTTAGAAAACCAACCTGTGCCTCCTGTTCAGCCTTAAGAACAGGGTTTTCAACATTTGCATTAGGATCCCCAACACAGTCTTTAATCTTCTTCAGATCAACACCTGTAAAGAGTAAATGGAAGAAAAGTGGAGTCAttgacaaaaatatattttcttagAATGATGGGATAAACGATTTTTGGCAAAGCATtgagaaaacaaaagaaaagttTATCCAAAAAGAGTACAAATATAAAAGCATTTCTTATTCAGTTTGTCAACATAGCAGTGATAATTCTATCAGTGCAGAAAAAATCTGGTTTTGTTCCTCTCCTCATATGCATGAAAGCTTCAGCAatcaagagaaaagaaaaattccagggatgctaaattatttaaaaaaatctgAAACCAAGAAATTACAAGAATATATtgtgtgaaaaaaaaagaattttatgTTTCCTCTTCCTGCTGACTTGGGTAATGTTTTGCAAGCCATTCAAAACCAAAAACCAGAGAAAAATTCAAGCCAGTCTCAATGTATAAGCAAAGAAACACAAAATGCCCAACCTACCGAGAGATTTAATAACTTGATCAGAGCATTCTTCTGTGTATTTGTTCTCTTTCATGGGGCAACGGATTGAAAAATCAGTCACATAGTCCCACCATTGCCAAGGCTTTCCACTTTCATTTGCCACTTTGAAGAAGCAAGCTTGGCGTAAGTTTTGAACGACAACATCTTTACCATCATATCCTTTACTGAAATCTTGCTCAGGGTCTGGAGCACAGTATCTTCcgttgtttatgcactgagactTGCACTGTTTGCTTAAGCGAAACTCTTCAGGGCAATACCAAGTTATATAGCGAGGGGTAAACTGAGCGAACCCCTTCCGTTCGAGTAGCTGCGCTACCCCTTTGAAGCTCTTCATGAAATTAATTTGATTGTCACACTTTGGCCCACACTCATCATTGCTATTCGTCCACAATTCATACTCAACTCTCTCGTCGGGATGTGGAAGAGCCTCTCGCCAATCAAGATTTACGTAGACTGTCTCCTCCTTGGAGAGAGTCTCCTTGATGCTATCCCCCAAGGATTTACTGATAAGAGCAGAAGGAATGCTAATCTTCTCTACATAATCGTCATTTGCAATATGCCCTTCTTCAGGAGTGTCCATGGTGATCAATGATTCTGTCCTGTCATCGGCTACAAGTATAGCTGCTGCTCCAGCATTTTGTGAGTTCCACGCCTTCAAGGTGAAGTAGCATTCTACAAAAAAGACCAGAGAATAAATTTTCAAAGTCATTTTCTGAGTGGTTGTGATCCTAATGATCTATGCAATATCATCAGTGTGGCAACATACAGTCTACAAAGATAGAATAGGTTAACCAGAGAACACGTTCTGCTACAATAGAGTGCCCCTTATCTCAATTCCCATACTCCAAAACCGTAACCAAAGCCTTATCTCACTAGGTGAAgtcggctatatggatcacatATCAATATTAAAGATATGGTGTGTTTACGTTGGTTTCCTAAAGCCTaacacaaccttcctcttttaTCTGGACTTACGACCGGCTATGCAAAAGCATAGGCAGAGTTTCTATTCTCATACTCCAaaccaataaataaataaacttcaCATTAAATCAAAGGCAAGAGAGATTATGCATCCTTAACCTGAACAATAAATGCAACATTTACACAATCTTTTGCAACAATTACCTAGTCACATCATACTGGGAAGACCTAAAGTGTTTATGGTCCcaacttaaaaacttaaaacCAGAATATTCCAAAAATAGTATAACAATGGCCTTTCAATTATTTGATTAGTAAACGGCAACTTTCCATATCataaagaaaagaaagcaaTTCCAAAATGCACAACATATTTAAATTACCATAATCAAAATACAGTATGGAACTTGAAAAAGTAGCTGCCTCCTTAAAAAACGCCATGTTATACAAACAAAATCAACCACTAAACTAAACCAAACCCAAGTGATTTACTACAAAACATTGATCATTTTTTTCCCTTATAAATTTATGGGTTATTCACAAGCTGAAGAGTTAAGAAAGACCAATTAGAAGCTCACCTCCAcgatcaacaagaacaaaggtGGGGAAAACTCCAGGCTTGGACTGAAACGAAGCATTGAAATCAGTGAAGTTCTTGCATCCCATCCGATTCACATTTGGGTACACAACAGAACCAATCAATGTTCCTCCATACTTAGGAACCCCAAAATTCCCAATCGCACATTCATATAAACCCTTCAAAGATTTCGGAGAAGTGACCTTCAAGCTATTCTTCTCCACCACAAACCTGCCCAAACAACTCCCCAATAGCAGAACCCAAACAAACAACAAGAAACTCAACTTTATGCTCATCTTCATGCACAAACTGATATTCAAACTGCAATTAATGCAACCCTGTTTGGATGAATTAATTGAAAAGGAAAGAGACCCAGATCAGGAAATTGGAAATTGAGTCAAAAAAAAGTTGCTTTTGTGATCGATGAAGGTTTAAAGCCTTCTGGGTCAGCACAGTGATGATGCGTATGAAAGGAAAAGCACCACCTTAGAAGTGTCGAAATAGATGAGTGAAACGTGTTGGTTACGTTCAACGGTTAATTGGAATCATCACCTGCAAACTGCTAAGAACAAGTGAATGCAACGTGCCATTTAAAGAAACATTCTAATAATATAACAACGTTGTTGAGACTAGTCGCAGAACATCAGCTGGAATATTTCTAGCTAGTATTCAATTTAGAAGATGATTGAGAAGGCTAAATTATTTGTTTCAAATTTGAGTAATGGTATCATTAAGCATTGAACTTGTTAGGTATTTAAGGATATGAAAAAATATCTTATCGAGTATTTTAGAGTAGTTAAAGTAAGTTAAATTATTtcttatattaatatatttccttatttaattaggattagaaTGGGTAAGTAATGTATCTTCTAAGTTCTAATCAATAAATCAATTATTCACAAGATAAATCCTGACACACCGCTTCTCTTctgattctctttattttctttgCATTAGTTCTCTTAACACAAGATAAGAAAGGATTAAGGAATGATAAGATTCGTTTTCTTTGAACAAGATAAGTTTCGTTTATAAAAAAGGAATGATAAGATAAGTAAGATAATCTATCTATTTTTTAAAGGAGAAGTTTTTTAGCTGAGGACAACTTTGTCATTCAATAATTCATTGAAAACTACTCTCAAATTATGCATGAGTATTTCTGTAAAAATGGTAATTATTTCTCTAAGGTTCAATCGGGGTCATTAATTTCATCTCCATATTTGAATAGAATTGTAAAGGTTGATTGGTTTTTGTGTCATTATTATGTtggtttaaaatttaattttggagGTCATAAATTTTGAATTCTaatcaataattttaaaattttatatgtCACTCGTAAATGATATTACACCTTTTTATGCTTATGAGGAAATTGCGAAGAAGAAATCTGGGAAGGGAAGAAGTGGGAATTTTATTTGAGGGggatttttgtaattttattttttaattattaattttatatgtgaaattaaatttcaattaaaaatgACGTGGATAAAGCCACATCAGTTCCAACTGACCACTTAGCATGCTCCTCGGAgttccgccctccggcgaggaccgaAAGCAAACCTGATACAATCGTGAGGACAAGAATCAAAATATTTTCCGGTGAGAGACCAAACACAAACTATAATTGTTCGTTTAATACAATCAATAACTTAAACAATTATGttttccgatgaagcaaaaatAACTTAAACAATTATGTATTAATtacttaataatattttatttatataatagaCTCTTGTTTATTTCCGTtgcaaaccaaaaaaaatagataGTAGACAGATTGCATTAAAAAATAGATAACGGAGAGATTGCAGTAAAAAATAGATATAGATAGTAGACAGCCTAAGACTCACGAGACAAACAGGTCTCGGTCCTTTTATAACAACACAACACTAGCACTGTTGTTGTGTCTCTTTATATCTCACTTTCCTACCCAACGAGAAAGATCAATCGAGAACGAGATTGTGATGAGCTAgctgaagagagatcgagattGATTGatctttttttgttacaagtattgattgatttttttttgaaatgtacaAGTATTGATTGATTACTTTAAAtacttttaatatattattattttaatatgggTGAAAATTCGCTGGAAAACTGGTAAAATGGTTTCATGTGAAAATTGGTGGGAAATAAACTTAGTGATGACAAAATTCCATCACTATTTTAATCATAAATTAGTAAACATGTTTTTCAACGGATTCAGTGACGGAATTATTTAGGGAAAGATAATTTCGTATCAAAATCCGTTACAAAacacaaaatttaaaattttagttACGAAATTAGTGATGAAATATTTAGTGACCAAAATTTCCGTCACTAGTTTTGTCACTAAGTACTTGGAAAATTGATCCGTAACAATTTTATTAAATTCGTCACTAAAATCGTAACTATTAGCTATGAACTATAATCCGTCACTAATTTACACTTTTATAGTAGTGTGTCTAGTTGTTGATACTTCgcaaatttacatttttatgTTTTAGTCAGAGAGGGATAACACCCCACCCAAATGATTGTAATATTTAGACTTAGTTAAATGCTCGTTTGGTACACCATATTAGACAttatagtataagcttatataaTACATTATGGGTTTATCTCTTGTTTGGTGCTgatcacattgtattgtataagcttatacatcaatctcctcttatacatcaacatgatagattatttaatccaccctgtgatgatggataaggcatgataagagtgcaatgtataaactactttaatatatttaatcaaccaccaccacaatcacccttcaccaccaccgcctccaccactaccaccaccaccgtcgctgccaccacaaccaccctccaccaccgccaccaccgtcgtcgccaccaccaccctccaccaccaccgcctccaccactaccaccaccaccaccatcattgtcgccaccaccatcgccgtcagcaccaccactgtcgctgccaccacaaccaccgtcACTGTTGTTGGGCCGCAAGAGGATAAACCGGGGATCATCGCATTGGGCTAACATGAGCACACCAAAGTGGATTGAAcatcacatcttaacccaaGACCTTAAGGCAATGAGTGTATGGGTcatctcacttataaagtgctcaTCTATCCTCTAATcatccaatgtgagacttctttactcacacttgacatcccaacaatctccccctcaagtgtgagtccatctTAAGGGGAAGCCTCCAATTACTTGCACCGCCGTTGGATCTCCATTAACGAGACACGCCGCCTAGCCACcattgctaggaagactttcgacacaaggagttgTCACCTTGGTTCCACTAACcatcgactctgataccactgttgggccGCAAGAGGATAAACCGGGGATCATCGCATTGGGCTTGCATAAGCACACCaaagtggattggacaccacatcttaacccaaaaccttaaaggCAATGAGTGTATGggtcctctcacttataaagtaCTCACCTCTCCTCTAACCATGCAATGTGTGACTTCTTTGCTCACACTTGACATTCCAACAACTGCCACCACAACTACCCTACACCACCActgcctccaccactaccactgccaccaccacggCCACCGTTGCTGCCActaccgtcgccgccaccaccaccacgctctagtcatcgttatcgccactaccaccaccatctaccaccaccactctctACCATCTTCCGCCACCACTATtgccgctgccaccaccaccactgtcgctgccgccaccaccatgctccaccactgccaccatcgttgAAACCTTCATACAATCATTGTCTCTGcccccaccctccaccaccaccgccactgcCGCCACTAACACCACCATtgtcaccaccgccgccgccaccaccacccaccaccactgccaccatcatcaccttccaataccaccaccAGTGTTGCCACCAATACAGTGTATGACTAAAcgctgtatagtattaaaattttatcaggtcatatcctatcaggcctaatacaatcaAGCCTTATACTATGatgccttat
This is a stretch of genomic DNA from Lotus japonicus ecotype B-129 chromosome 1, LjGifu_v1.2. It encodes these proteins:
- the LOC130728085 gene encoding vacuolar-sorting receptor 1-like isoform X2 → MKMSIKLSFLLFVWVLLLGSCLGRFVVEKNSLKVTSPKSLKGLYECAIGNFGVPKYGGTLIGSVVYPNVNRMGCKNFTDFNASFQSKPGVFPTFVLVDRGECYFTLKAWNSQNAGAAAILVADDRTESLITMDTPEEGHIANDDYVEKISIPSALISKSLGDSIKETLSKEETVYVNLDWREALPHPDERVEYELWTNSNDECGPKCDNQINFMKSFKGVAQLLERKGFAQFTPRYITWYCPEEFRLSKQCKSQCINNGRYCAPDPEQDFSKGYDGKDVVVQNLRQACFFKVANESGKPWQWWDYVTDFSIRCPMKENKYTEECSDQVIKSLGVDLKKIKDCVGDPNANVENPVLKAEQEAQIGKGSRGDVTILPTLVINNRQYRGQLSRPSVLKAICAGFQETTEPSICLTQDMETNECLENNGGCWQDKSSNITACRDTFRGRVCECPIVQNVKFVGDGYTHCEASGVLSCEVHNGGCWTGAQGGRVYSACHDDYIKGCECPTGFRGDGVRSCEDIDECNEKLVCQCPECKCKNTWGSYECKCGSGLFYSRENDLCIGKYTAYTASVSIWMIILVVVVAASGGYAFYKYRIQRYMDSEIRAIMAQYMPLDNQPQNPSQVHYDI
- the LOC130728085 gene encoding vacuolar-sorting receptor 1-like isoform X1, with product MKMSIKLSFLLFVWVLLLGSCLGRFVVEKNSLKVTSPKSLKGLYECAIGNFGVPKYGGTLIGSVVYPNVNRMGCKNFTDFNASFQSKPGVFPTFVLVDRGECYFTLKAWNSQNAGAAAILVADDRTESLITMDTPEEGHIANDDYVEKISIPSALISKSLGDSIKETLSKEETVYVNLDWREALPHPDERVEYELWTNSNDECGPKCDNQINFMKSFKGVAQLLERKGFAQFTPRYITWYCPEEFRLSKQCKSQCINNGRYCAPDPEQDFSKGYDGKDVVVQNLRQACFFKVANESGKPWQWWDYVTDFSIRCPMKENKYTEECSDQVIKSLGVDLKKIKDCVGDPNANVENPVLKAEQEAQIGKGSRGDVTILPTLVINNRQYRGQLSRPSVLKAICAGFQETTEPSICLTQDMETNECLENNGGCWQDKSSNITACRDTFRGRVCECPIVQNVKFVGDGYTHCEASGVLSCEVHNGGCWTGAQGGRVYSACHDDYIKGCECPTGFRGDGVRSCEDIDECNEKLVCQCPECKCKNTWGSYECKCGSGLFYSRENDLCIAGKYTAYTASVSIWMIILVVVVAASGGYAFYKYRIQRYMDSEIRAIMAQYMPLDNQPQNPSQVHYDI